The following coding sequences are from one Mycoplasma mycoides subsp. capri window:
- a CDS encoding ABC transporter permease — protein MIKLPQLFKNWHYRKKRAELSPTNISGSDLAPNKILRPLAHQQWQLVGNLLEFSETSKMHNQKNAFIEFFYRFSRSFAGVFGFVILATLIVLSLIIPLTTKDPLIIDVENRNETFFTNGHILGTDALGRDLWARLWHGLRYSLTLSVVATFIQVIIGLFIGIMMGHFRIFDKLMTFIIKIISNVPSIIILITITIIIKPTFWVMVFALSFTSWTGIANQMRSQVLRAKSFEWVSASKVLGTPTYKVLLNYLPVLIPLLITEIVFHIPGIILSETSLAFIGLSIPNVATLGNLISDGSKNFTVFPRYVLIPSFMLILVTTSIQLMANSVQDTLLRQR, from the coding sequence ATGATAAAACTACCTCAATTATTTAAAAACTGACATTATCGTAAAAAAAGAGCAGAATTAAGTCCAACAAATATTAGCGGATCTGATTTAGCACCAAATAAAATTTTACGTCCGTTAGCTCATCAACAATGACAACTAGTTGGTAATTTATTAGAGTTTAGTGAAACAAGTAAAATGCATAATCAAAAAAATGCTTTTATAGAATTCTTTTATCGTTTTTCAAGATCATTTGCTGGAGTATTTGGATTTGTTATTTTAGCAACTTTAATTGTTTTATCTTTAATTATTCCTTTAACTACAAAAGATCCATTAATAATTGATGTAGAAAATAGAAATGAAACATTTTTTACTAATGGTCATATTTTAGGAACTGATGCATTAGGTAGAGATTTATGAGCTAGATTATGACATGGATTAAGATATTCATTAACTTTATCTGTTGTAGCTACTTTTATTCAAGTAATTATTGGGTTATTTATTGGAATTATGATGGGTCATTTTCGTATATTTGATAAATTAATGACTTTTATTATTAAAATTATTTCAAATGTACCTTCTATTATTATTTTGATTACTATTACTATTATTATTAAACCTACATTTTGAGTTATGGTATTTGCATTATCTTTTACTTCTTGAACAGGAATTGCAAATCAAATGCGTTCACAAGTTTTAAGAGCAAAATCATTTGAATGAGTAAGTGCTTCAAAAGTTTTAGGAACTCCAACTTATAAAGTTTTATTAAACTATTTACCAGTTTTAATACCTTTATTAATTACTGAAATTGTGTTTCATATTCCAGGAATTATACTTTCTGAAACTTCTTTAGCATTTATTGGATTATCAATACCAAATGTTGCAACTTTAGGTAATTTAATTAGTGATGGATCTAAAAACTTTACTGTATTTCCTAGATATGTTTTAATTCCTTCATTTATGTTAATATTAGTAACTACTTCTATTCAATTAATGGCTAATTCAGTTCAAGATACATTATTAAGACAAAGATAG
- a CDS encoding ABC transporter ATP-binding protein, translating into MKDQIKNKQGYSKKFKTPLVYNNMPIPLDLFEIKDKNNKSIIQVFIDYWKHKYNVVKNLFNKNKDEQNTDIFKNVEQEEVFGKLVNVAAHIDDVYLSFKNPANPKEKNLVLRGPSLKIYEGKVHALIGESGSGKSVITSLLYGLSGSNSVIESGSVKLYGLEVHNFNEYQWEKSKLRGRVISAVFQNPMSILDPTMKIGNQIIEGMLVSKIVQTKKQAYEQALNYLKLTKINNPEQIMKKYPHELSGGMIQRVAIACIISLKPKILVMDEPTTALDPTVQALVLDVIRELQEQFKIAIAFITHDLGVVASIADFINIMYAGQIVESGTKEEILLNPQHPYTWGLITSMPDYNKGEKLQVIRGSVPANLNKIQGDAFAVRNDYALDIDFYEEPPVYQISPTHFVKSNLLGSQAPNYTPSKTILNLWKKYDKILNDLYGENIFVDDMVYNNYKTKSEQQNIKVALKLKENEQLLKQQQEAINE; encoded by the coding sequence ATGAAAGATCAAATTAAAAACAAACAAGGATATAGTAAAAAGTTTAAAACACCGCTTGTTTATAACAATATGCCAATTCCATTAGATCTATTTGAAATCAAAGATAAAAATAATAAGTCCATAATTCAAGTCTTTATTGATTATTGAAAACATAAATATAATGTAGTTAAAAATCTTTTTAATAAGAATAAAGATGAACAAAATACTGATATTTTTAAAAATGTCGAACAAGAAGAAGTTTTTGGAAAATTAGTTAATGTTGCTGCTCATATTGATGATGTTTATTTATCTTTTAAAAACCCAGCTAATCCTAAAGAAAAAAATTTAGTCTTACGTGGACCTAGTTTAAAAATTTATGAAGGAAAAGTTCATGCATTAATTGGTGAATCTGGTTCTGGTAAATCAGTAATTACTTCTTTATTGTATGGATTAAGTGGTTCAAATTCAGTGATTGAATCTGGAAGTGTTAAATTGTATGGATTAGAAGTTCATAATTTTAATGAATATCAGTGAGAAAAATCTAAATTAAGAGGAAGAGTGATTTCAGCTGTTTTTCAAAATCCTATGTCTATATTAGATCCAACTATGAAAATTGGAAATCAAATTATAGAAGGTATGTTAGTAAGTAAAATTGTTCAAACAAAAAAACAAGCTTATGAACAAGCTTTAAATTATTTAAAACTAACTAAAATTAATAATCCTGAACAAATTATGAAAAAATATCCTCATGAATTATCTGGAGGAATGATTCAACGTGTTGCTATTGCTTGTATTATTTCACTAAAACCAAAAATTTTAGTAATGGATGAACCAACAACAGCTTTAGATCCAACAGTGCAAGCTTTAGTTTTAGATGTTATTAGAGAATTACAAGAACAATTTAAAATAGCTATTGCTTTTATTACTCATGATTTAGGAGTAGTTGCTTCAATTGCTGATTTTATTAATATTATGTATGCTGGTCAAATTGTTGAATCTGGAACTAAAGAAGAAATTTTATTAAACCCTCAACATCCTTATACTTGAGGATTGATAACTTCGATGCCAGATTATAACAAAGGTGAAAAATTACAAGTTATTCGTGGTTCAGTTCCAGCTAATTTAAATAAAATTCAAGGTGATGCTTTTGCGGTTAGAAATGACTATGCATTAGATATTGATTTTTACGAAGAACCTCCAGTTTATCAAATTTCACCAACTCATTTTGTAAAAAGTAACTTATTAGGATCACAAGCTCCAAACTACACTCCATCAAAAACTATTTTGAATTTATGAAAAAAATATGACAAAATACTTAATGATCTTTATGGTGAAAATATTTTTGTAGATGATATGGTTTATAACAACTATAAAACTAAATCAGAACAACAAAATATTAAAGTTGCACTAAAACTAAAAGAAAACGAACAATTACTAAAACAACAACAAGAGGCTATAAATGAGTAA
- a CDS encoding ABC transporter permease: MKSKTTSNFVDDLSTLPKNAIEHKQHVDFSNKIKYDISWHKRIFNIKTPWISSLLRTIWIFIEFFVVAFIVITATFFLINSVPGGTGLTAGLDEAAKAAVEEHYGLNQPLLVRYGIYLYNILHFDFGISLSVFPGEKINDFVWVRFYKSFLIGIFSVMLTLLIGIPLGVYVGMNPDKLPDHIATVLVSIFSSIPSLVFALWLLLLGRSAGIPYIFDQANLASYILPGFSLSLGSIIVYIKYIRTELNRELNSQHCKFIYLKGITKRRFVWTHALKPALFPIATFFPVVIFGSFIGSLFIEQIFFITGSGGLLLNAITSKDFNIILFMVTLFSLLTILSYTCRDALYKVIDPRVRKKA; the protein is encoded by the coding sequence ATGAAATCAAAAACAACATCTAATTTTGTTGATGATTTATCTACATTACCAAAAAATGCTATAGAGCATAAACAACATGTAGATTTTAGTAACAAAATAAAATACGATATTTCCTGACATAAACGTATTTTTAACATCAAAACACCTTGAATTTCTTCATTACTAAGAACAATTTGAATATTTATAGAGTTTTTTGTTGTTGCTTTTATTGTTATTACTGCTACTTTCTTTTTAATTAACTCAGTACCAGGTGGAACTGGTTTAACTGCTGGACTTGATGAAGCTGCTAAGGCTGCTGTTGAAGAGCATTATGGTTTAAATCAACCATTACTTGTTAGATATGGAATTTATTTATATAACATTTTACATTTTGATTTTGGAATTAGTTTATCAGTTTTTCCTGGTGAAAAAATTAATGACTTTGTTTGAGTAAGATTTTATAAAAGCTTTTTAATTGGTATATTTTCAGTAATGTTAACTTTACTAATTGGTATACCTTTAGGAGTTTATGTTGGTATGAATCCAGATAAATTACCAGATCATATTGCAACTGTGTTAGTTTCAATTTTTTCATCAATCCCATCATTAGTATTTGCTTTATGATTGTTATTATTAGGCCGATCAGCTGGAATACCTTATATTTTTGATCAAGCTAATTTAGCATCATATATTCTTCCAGGGTTTTCATTATCTCTTGGTTCTATTATTGTTTATATTAAATATATTAGAACTGAACTAAATAGAGAATTAAATTCTCAACATTGTAAATTTATTTATTTAAAAGGAATCACTAAACGTAGATTTGTTTGAACTCATGCTTTAAAACCAGCCTTGTTTCCAATAGCAACCTTTTTTCCAGTAGTAATTTTTGGAAGTTTTATTGGTTCATTATTTATTGAACAAATTTTCTTTATTACTGGATCTGGTGGGTTGTTATTAAATGCAATTACTTCAAAAGATTTTAATATTATTTTATTTATGGTAACTCTATTTTCATTACTAACTATTTTGTCATATACATGTCGTGATGCTTTATATAAAGTAATTGATCCAAGAGTAAGAAAGAAAGCTTAA
- a CDS encoding periplasmic substrate-binding domain-containing protein, with protein sequence MKKITKFSIIFGGISAAILATSIPLIVANTRSKKEVRNYDLGLVAEPINSLNYIKFASVSKVLPSLVEAPLKSGPSENLKRILSIPEIPMGAYTNDIKLTDSDIEKGITSIDKYYTTKEPSANLTSRFYALDGFGNTTGTLSADKSTYHPASILLSNNKVQSVNILLNNGQSRWSNNDEVVADDYVDALHYILDLSTGSQRLTNILQRKFANAQTVVDLQNEYIRKFGVTYTNPFQYPKIKEINGKYLYDVFNEGYKKNFYASQIDHILKNSSKYKNRTVSDKEKQELIKEEKQVLDKLQKAVQKLGLYSGRLYWNYSNREILSSIPYSPDFDPNADETIIMLPNLEYLNPNLSSEQRKNTLQRKAVKIKKYLFSDPRQKFSKEFEKLLQQSRELKSHINTTYSENNLENYNKEVNKAYKNSDTLSNEFIDSFDAKKYRWHRELALDEYSLRVEYAASEPTSISNVVQDMLSTLFPINRKFVELNGGINDFGLTKERFLTTGAFNLDDAVLGPQGYLLLSKNPNYYSAPKTISNKIKIFFSSNPNINAALYDDKYIAATRIPAISQLPYWTNQEYRKYMKKSAGFGTIALAFNLDQERYETLDKNSDSRYIYDSDLRNAIYYAINRDEMLNIVGWNSSYPVITWTAFGQGSSSFGDAIEIAFDHDEMYTKVDNKKAIPVQNYKHIDHLSKSYNFEHVDRTDKGFDLNIANKYLDLFKQKHPNVKSLTLKYISNSTDEQQNAGIALQDFMRKAFNGFINIEIKSLPENVYEYARTKGEFDLLYRNFDAFGSDAYSYVRVFFRTDGIDSKNAKTTGFRNNPSGSFTYEKYFSEIGYKLDESGKVIIDEKYKSEADKLRTRLRINEKLWNKILELSFRKTKYKDKDVIKEESLSEYTERVNAFFTNQYTLKEINEEKWTEQSSFGIIGALEKIIRDAAPVVPLMEVDTYWEISRVNGSDNLFTYSLQFAYDTAFPPSPKLPTDIKETE encoded by the coding sequence ATGAAGAAAATAACTAAATTTTCAATTATATTTGGTGGTATATCAGCTGCAATTTTAGCAACCTCTATTCCACTAATAGTCGCTAATACAAGATCTAAAAAAGAAGTTAGAAACTATGATCTAGGTTTAGTAGCTGAACCAATTAACTCTTTAAACTACATTAAATTTGCATCAGTTAGTAAAGTATTACCAAGCTTAGTTGAAGCTCCATTAAAATCTGGTCCTAGTGAAAATTTAAAAAGAATTTTATCAATTCCTGAAATTCCAATGGGAGCTTATACAAATGATATAAAGCTTACAGATAGTGATATAGAAAAAGGTATTACAAGTATTGATAAATACTACACAACTAAAGAACCAAGTGCAAATCTAACTAGTAGGTTTTATGCACTTGATGGATTTGGAAACACCACTGGAACTTTAAGTGCTGATAAAAGTACTTATCATCCTGCAAGTATTTTATTAAGTAATAATAAAGTTCAATCAGTAAATATTTTGTTAAATAATGGTCAAAGTAGATGAAGTAATAATGATGAAGTTGTAGCTGATGATTATGTTGATGCACTTCATTATATTTTAGATTTATCAACTGGATCTCAAAGACTAACTAATATCTTACAACGTAAATTTGCAAACGCTCAAACTGTTGTTGATTTACAAAATGAATACATTAGAAAATTTGGTGTAACTTATACTAATCCATTTCAATATCCAAAAATAAAAGAAATTAATGGAAAATATTTATACGATGTATTTAATGAAGGATATAAAAAGAATTTTTATGCTTCACAAATTGATCACATTTTAAAAAATAGTAGTAAGTATAAAAATAGAACTGTTTCAGATAAAGAAAAACAAGAATTAATTAAAGAAGAAAAACAAGTTTTAGATAAACTACAAAAAGCAGTTCAAAAACTAGGTTTATATTCAGGAAGACTATATTGAAATTATTCAAATAGAGAAATTTTAAGTAGTATTCCTTATTCTCCTGATTTTGATCCAAATGCTGATGAAACTATAATAATGCTTCCTAATTTAGAGTATTTAAATCCAAATCTAAGTTCAGAACAACGTAAAAACACATTACAAAGAAAAGCAGTTAAAATTAAAAAATATTTATTTTCTGACCCAAGACAAAAGTTTAGTAAAGAATTTGAAAAATTACTACAACAATCAAGAGAATTAAAAAGTCATATAAATACAACATATAGTGAAAATAATCTTGAAAATTATAATAAAGAAGTTAATAAAGCTTATAAAAACTCTGACACTTTATCAAATGAGTTCATTGATAGTTTTGATGCTAAAAAATATAGATGACATAGAGAATTAGCTTTAGATGAATATTCACTACGTGTTGAGTACGCTGCAAGTGAACCTACTTCAATTTCAAATGTTGTTCAAGATATGTTATCAACACTATTTCCAATTAATAGAAAATTTGTTGAATTAAATGGTGGAATTAATGATTTTGGTTTAACTAAAGAAAGATTTTTAACAACGGGAGCATTTAATCTTGATGATGCAGTTTTAGGTCCTCAAGGATATTTATTATTAAGTAAAAATCCAAATTATTATTCAGCACCAAAAACTATTTCAAACAAAATCAAAATTTTCTTTAGTTCAAATCCTAATATTAATGCTGCTTTATATGATGATAAGTATATTGCAGCTACAAGAATACCAGCAATTAGTCAATTACCTTATTGAACTAATCAAGAATATAGAAAATATATGAAAAAATCTGCTGGATTTGGAACAATTGCTTTAGCTTTTAACTTAGATCAAGAAAGATATGAAACTTTAGATAAAAACTCTGATTCACGTTATATTTATGATTCTGATTTAAGAAATGCAATTTATTATGCAATCAATCGTGATGAAATGTTAAATATTGTTGGTTGAAACTCTTCATATCCAGTTATTACTTGAACAGCATTTGGTCAAGGTTCTTCATCATTTGGAGATGCTATTGAGATCGCATTTGATCATGATGAAATGTATACAAAAGTTGATAATAAAAAAGCAATTCCAGTACAAAATTATAAACATATAGATCACTTATCAAAATCTTATAATTTTGAACATGTTGATAGAACAGATAAAGGTTTTGATTTAAATATTGCTAATAAGTATTTAGATTTATTTAAACAAAAGCATCCTAATGTTAAATCACTAACTTTAAAATATATTTCAAATTCAACTGATGAACAACAAAATGCCGGTATTGCTTTACAAGATTTTATGAGAAAAGCATTTAATGGATTTATTAATATTGAAATTAAAAGCTTACCTGAAAATGTGTATGAATATGCAAGAACTAAAGGTGAGTTTGATCTATTGTATCGTAACTTTGATGCATTTGGATCTGATGCTTATAGTTATGTAAGAGTATTTTTTAGAACTGATGGAATTGATAGTAAAAATGCAAAAACTACAGGATTTAGAAATAATCCATCTGGTTCATTTACTTATGAAAAATACTTTAGTGAAATTGGTTATAAACTAGATGAATCTGGAAAAGTAATTATTGATGAAAAATATAAAAGTGAAGCTGACAAACTAAGAACACGTTTACGTATTAATGAAAAATTATGAAATAAAATCTTAGAATTATCATTTAGAAAAACTAAATATAAAGATAAAGATGTAATTAAAGAAGAATCATTAAGTGAATATACTGAACGTGTTAACGCCTTTTTTACAAATCAATATACATTAAAAGAAATTAATGAAGAAAAATGAACTGAACAATCATCATTTGGAATTATTGGAGCTTTAGAAAAAATTATTCGTGATGCAGCTCCAGTTGTTCCTTTAATGGAAGTTGATACATATTGAGAAATTTCAAGAGTAAATGGAAGTGATAATCTATTTACTTATTCATTACAATTTGCATACGATACAGCCTTTCCACCAAGTCCAAAATTACCAACTGATATTAAGGAGACAGAATAA
- a CDS encoding ABC transporter ATP-binding protein, whose amino-acid sequence MSKYYIEKQPFKKALYRSIRKGTNEMLNAYKNRKTVVEIRNLDIVYGFGAKEFTAIKDLNLNIYDGEVLGLVGESGSGKSTIGRSIIGLTPHSFGQIKILDRIIPKNLEKTNKFSKKHKDIINFMVNKVQMIFQDPTNSLNPFKDVKTVVGEGLSNTKNAKLIYITDFDEKVYNNTTSQIKDSDKLTNKIFDYVDQMTKLTYTLDNSYKVVYEDLLNILNNLKANDKEFYTPIYNRLVESQLQRQTLIKLSEKECKHRLIVEILKQVGLDESVLSRYPLEFSGGQQQRLGICRSVVLRPKLLIADEPISALDVSIQAQVINIFNELKKKYNLTILFIAHDLRMVEYISDRIAVINKGVLLEIGPTDEIINNAYHPYTKSLLDAVPSIENEKGSLIGSIYDHNIHKYDENNQPEWHDVGNNHFVLATNKELEVYKFEKQNK is encoded by the coding sequence ATGAGTAAGTATTATATTGAAAAACAACCTTTTAAAAAAGCTTTATATCGTAGTATTAGAAAAGGTACTAATGAGATGTTAAATGCTTATAAAAATAGAAAAACTGTTGTTGAAATTCGTAATTTAGATATTGTTTATGGGTTTGGTGCAAAAGAATTTACTGCTATTAAAGATCTAAATTTAAATATTTATGATGGAGAGGTTCTAGGTTTAGTTGGTGAGTCTGGTTCTGGTAAATCAACTATTGGAAGAAGTATTATTGGTTTAACTCCACATAGTTTTGGTCAAATCAAAATACTAGATAGAATCATTCCTAAAAACTTAGAAAAAACAAACAAATTTAGTAAAAAACATAAAGACATTATTAATTTTATGGTTAATAAAGTACAAATGATTTTCCAAGATCCAACTAATTCATTAAATCCTTTTAAAGATGTTAAGACTGTAGTTGGTGAAGGATTATCAAATACTAAAAACGCAAAATTAATTTATATTACAGATTTTGATGAAAAAGTTTATAACAATACTACTAGTCAAATTAAAGATTCTGATAAATTGACTAACAAAATATTTGATTATGTTGATCAGATGACTAAGCTAACATATACACTAGATAATTCTTATAAAGTTGTATATGAAGACTTATTAAATATCTTAAATAACTTAAAAGCAAATGATAAAGAATTTTACACTCCTATTTATAATAGATTAGTTGAATCTCAACTACAAAGACAAACTTTAATAAAACTTAGTGAAAAAGAATGTAAGCACCGTTTAATTGTTGAAATTCTAAAACAAGTTGGACTTGACGAAAGTGTTTTATCAAGATATCCTTTAGAGTTTTCTGGTGGTCAACAACAACGTTTAGGAATTTGTAGATCTGTTGTTTTACGTCCTAAGTTATTAATTGCTGATGAACCAATTTCAGCTCTAGATGTTTCAATTCAAGCACAAGTTATTAATATTTTTAATGAGTTAAAGAAAAAATATAATTTAACTATATTATTTATTGCTCATGACTTAAGAATGGTTGAATATATTTCAGATAGAATTGCTGTAATTAATAAAGGAGTTTTATTAGAAATAGGACCAACTGATGAAATTATTAATAATGCTTATCATCCTTATACTAAGAGTTTATTAGATGCTGTTCCTTCAATTGAAAATGAAAAAGGTTCTTTAATTGGTTCAATTTATGATCATAACATTCATAAATATGATGAAAATAATCAACCTGAATGACATGATGTTGGAAATAATCATTTTGTATTAGCTACAAATAAAGAATTAGAAGTGTATAAATTTGAAAAACAAAATAAATAA
- a CDS encoding ATP-binding protein: protein MEIKRDFYLNMLIEKMNNKKVKIITGIRRAGKSYILFKLFYNYLLSKQVPKDQIITIALDNIDFLEYRQPLKLNEYIKSRIMDQNKQYYVLIDEIQYCEIIKNPYFQNSSYDVSFVDVLLSLVKKDNVDVYVTGSNSKMLSTDVFTQFRGRGDEIYVSPLSFFEIQNLFENKRQALDHYMLYGGLPEVYNLQLDKNKTEYLKDLFEKIYIKDILDRHNIYKDKLVLETLLNFISSSIGSLTNPNKLSKRFLSNMEIKISSSTISNYLDYFEESFIISKAQRYDVKGAKYFTTPLKYYFTDIGLRNAWLNFKQNEESHIMENIIYNDLIRRGYSVDVGVVEIRQKDGEALKRTQLEIDFIVNISHQRYYIQSALNVDTLEKRQQETRSLINVNDSFKKIVIVKEDIIPRHDDNGILYVGLEKFLLDDSFLDSLV, encoded by the coding sequence ATGGAAATAAAAAGAGATTTCTATTTAAATATGCTTATAGAAAAAATGAATAACAAAAAGGTAAAAATTATTACAGGAATAAGAAGAGCTGGTAAATCATATATACTATTTAAGTTATTTTACAATTACTTACTTTCTAAACAAGTACCAAAAGATCAAATTATTACTATTGCTCTAGATAATATAGACTTTTTAGAGTATAGGCAACCATTAAAATTGAATGAATATATAAAGTCTAGAATAATGGATCAAAACAAACAATATTATGTCCTTATTGATGAAATACAATATTGTGAAATAATTAAAAATCCTTATTTTCAAAACAGCAGTTATGATGTTAGTTTTGTTGATGTATTACTAAGTTTAGTTAAAAAAGACAATGTTGATGTCTATGTAACAGGAAGTAACTCTAAGATGTTATCAACTGATGTTTTTACTCAGTTTAGAGGACGTGGTGATGAAATTTATGTTAGTCCTTTATCTTTTTTTGAAATACAAAATTTGTTTGAAAATAAAAGACAAGCTTTAGATCATTATATGTTATATGGTGGATTACCTGAAGTTTATAATCTTCAATTAGACAAGAACAAAACTGAATATTTAAAAGATTTATTTGAAAAAATTTATATTAAAGATATATTAGATAGACATAATATTTATAAGGATAAGCTAGTACTAGAAACTTTGTTGAATTTTATTTCTTCTTCAATAGGTTCACTTACAAATCCAAATAAATTATCTAAAAGATTTTTATCTAACATGGAAATAAAAATATCTTCTAGCACTATTTCTAATTACTTAGATTATTTTGAAGAGTCTTTTATTATTTCTAAAGCTCAAAGATATGATGTCAAAGGAGCCAAATATTTTACTACACCTTTAAAATATTACTTTACTGATATTGGATTAAGAAACGCTTGATTAAACTTTAAACAAAACGAAGAATCACATATTATGGAAAACATTATTTATAATGATTTAATAAGAAGAGGATATAGTGTAGATGTTGGTGTTGTTGAAATTAGACAAAAAGATGGTGAAGCGTTAAAAAGAACACAACTAGAAATCGATTTTATTGTTAATATATCTCATCAAAGATACTATATTCAATCAGCCTTAAATGTTGATACACTAGAAAAACGCCAACAAGAAACAAGATCATTAATAAATGTAAATGATTCATTTAAAAAGATAGTTATTGTTAAAGAAGATATAATTCCAAGACATGATGATAATGGAATATTATATGTGGGACTAGAAAAATTTTTACTAGATGATAGTTTTTTAGATAGTCTAGTATAA